TGAATTCATATTGACGGGAGTCTTGACACAGACCTTGGATTATGAATCATATCCTTTTGTCTCAGTTGACCACAGAAAAGTACAGTGAATCATTTTTATGCATATTAATTCCgagcatttcacaaaaatggtCTTGGGttggttgggttttttttttttgttacttttttggagtttttttttctattctgaatgcaattttttaaaaacttgtgcTCATTACTGCAACCTCAGTAAAAGTTTTTTGCATTAATTAGAGCAGGTGTTTTGAATAGTTTTGAGCCCTGAATAATTCTAAATCATGACTGCTAACCTATCACCATTACCTATACATATTTCCTTAACAATCTTACATATAAATTCACATGATGGATCTCCTTACTGATGAAAAATTATGCTTCTCCACCTACGGATGCTTCACACTTGAGAATGTGGTGGCAGTAATAGTTTTAGATAACAATGTACAGATGAAATGGTGAACTTTGCAATATTTTGTACACTGTTAAAAAGTATAAATACCCTTGTTGAGTATTTGTTGTTAATAACAGAAGAAATCAGCCTAAGAAAAATTAAGGACTTGTTTGTTTAAAtagttattattttgtataGATATTAATTGAATTGATTCTTATacttttaagcatttttaataaaaatgttttgatactTGGTCTAATATATTTGTGCCTCAACACAACAttcattacatactgtataatctTGAACACACTTTAATGTTTCGGGTGAGTGTAGCCCTGTTGGAAAACATATTGCCAGAATATAAGGTAAGAATCGCAGTGTCCTGATGACTGAGGTCAATGCATATCAATGTGTGACTGAAATGTAGAGCAGGATgcaatagaaatgtattttttcagttgcatttttacattgtgttgAAATTGACAGTGCTTGTTGACTTTAGCATGCCCATACCCAGTTGCTTGAGTCAAAAAAATGCTTATCAGAGGAGAGACCTACAGTGTTTTGGATTGTTTTTTGGACTAGGAACGTTGCAGATTTAGTGTCACATATTTAAGGGctactaaaaaaacaaaatcatgagCTGGAAAAACAGtacaatatgaaaaaaatcagGATCAGCTCCCACTGAAAGTCTTATTTATGGGGCTTTCACTTCATCCCCTgagcaataaaacaaattggCATTCATGTAGCTAAGGATttgagcattttcattttttgtgaaaatcaaGATTTTAGAAAGCTTGGGCATATGTCACTGTTGCTTGTTAGCCTAATTATGAGACCAGCAGTATAAAAATTCATTGGTGCCGTACCGAATGTGACattatgattttcattttctattgaTGCACCTACCTTAAATGTGTTCCTCAAGTGGTAACTGCCAAATTATGCCAAATTGGCATCCAGTATGTTGGGATTTGCAAATGTTCTGAGATTTTGGTCCCGTTCACATGAAATTGTGTCTTTGACTaaatcctttatttattttgaaaggttGATGAAATGACAAGCTGATTGAAGTAATAAGTAAGTATACTgtactaataataatcatcagtATCTTTAAAGCTTAAAACCATactcatttgtttaaaatgtgttttagttcTGATGGCACTCATTGGATTATGTACGATGTTTACAAGTTGTTCTATTTCAATAAGATTGACTACCATATACATACAACTTTGTATGTACACTCACTGGCCATTTTATTAGGTACAGCTGCTCATGAAaccaaatagcctgctcctacAAACAGCAAaccatgtggctgcaactcagtgtataaaacatgcagacatggtgaagaggtttcatttttgttttgtttgggcAAGACGcgtgatctaagtgactttgaccgtggtatgattgttggtgccagacatggaggtttccagcatctcagaaacggCTGCCCTCCGGGGATTTTCATGCTCTACAGTCTCTATAGAGTTTACTCAGAATGATGCGATAAAAACACACAGTTCTGTTCTGTGGCTGAAAACAGCTTGTTCAGTGAAgtaggtcagaggagaatgggcagatttgttcaagctaacagacGCTCAAATAACAGAAGTTTACGGTGGTGTGCCAAAGGACATCTCTGATTGCACAACTGATCTAAACCTTGAAGAGGAGCAGCAGAGCACCACCCCAGGTTCCACTCCTGTTacctaagaacaggaagatgagacTACAGCGGGCATATGGTCACCAAAACTTGATTGATTAGAAAATATTGCCAGGTCTGatgaatctcaatttctgcCATGACATGCAGATGGTATAGACAGAATTTGTTGTGAACAGCACAAATCAATGGATCCATTCTGCCTTGTGTCTACAGGGAAGGCTGGTggttgtgtaatggtgtgggaatgttttcttggcacacattaggcccaTTAATACCAATTTAGCATGATTTCAATGCCATGGAAGCATTGTTGCTGATCATGTGCATCCATTTATGAGGACAGTCtattctttttcaaatggacACTTCCAGCAGGATCATATggcatgtcacaaagcacacatcttctcaagctggttccatggACAAGACAGTGaattcagtttactccaatggacTGCAGTGCCCAGATCTCAATCAATAGAGCACATTTGGGATGAGGTTTAACAGGAGGTtcgcagcatgaatgtgtggccaaaAAATCTGTGTGAAGCTACTGAACCAACATTGACAAAAATTCCTAATGAATATTTCCAGGACCTTGCTGAAtccatgccacaaagaattcaggctgCTCTGGGTAGTACACCTACACAGTACTAGACATATGTACCTACTAGAGTTTTACCCCTCTGCTTCCTCATCACCCCTTGGATTTGATGTGGGAGCACTGTTTAAATGTCTGCATTTGTACCATTTGTCAATAAAATTACCTACTACATCTCTTAGTCTATGATCTGTTTAATACAATGCTCAGAAAATATCACAAACTTAGTTCCAATGTTCTGCTTCTAAAACTTCCTCCACTTTTTATCATTTgaacattgcatttaaaacaaatatttcatccACTTAAATCTCCCAataatggagcatcgcgtagttctggcaggtcacgagagtcaagcactccggccgaatcagctgatggctcagctgagtgatgttcgcctatcacagtacattcactaacagggcggtcaacttaaacagcctccctctactcattcggctgctcctcctgcatgcaagcgctgcacattgcttcgtaaatcccctccaccaccccagctccatccccatgcgtcaagaatttgcattgctccatccATATGTgctaaaaactgctttgctgctggatctgttctgtgtgtacccctctaggggggtttggctgctggcctcccggccttatccacgcgggctgcgtggttggcgggagagctctagaacagagccatactgccaaacataactgtattgcctttattgtcaataaagttctacttgatgatagtggtcctgacagaagtgGCTTTAACATGGAACGGATCACTCTCTCACAGCACTGGTTGCAATTAAGCATATTTTTTGCCAAAATTCTATTTACATACATGGAAATaatgattttgaaaatgctttgaGCTCAATGGAAGTAATGCATAGACTTTTCCTAGCTTATGCACAAAGCGTGGATTGATACCTTTGGCTCAGTGGGGATTTGGTGAtgccaaaacattacattagtATTATAAATAGTTTATCTGCGTAGTGCGTAGCACTCGCCTCGCAGCAAGAAGGTTGTAGGTTCGCGGCCTGGGcctttgtgtgtggagtttgcatgttctcgtgtttgcgtgggtttcctccagttactccggtttcctctcacagtccaaagtcATGCAGGTTATTTTGAgattctaaattgcccgtaggtatgagtgtgtgactgaataGTGAATGGCCTTTTTAACATTAACTGATTCCAACGGTTATATCCACTTATAAGTGTGACACATAAGTGCCCTTTCCCATGCCTTCAAAGTACTCCAGAATCCTTCTCATTGTATTCAGGCAGCACTCTTGCAACTTCACCAAGTCCTCAATGtaggcaaaacaaaatggctgggGTTTTTGAAGTCTCCCCCTCAATTGATGATGACTTTAAAATGACAAGTTTTGATAcaaattgctttaaaatggtGTCCTCTTATAAATATCTATGGACCTGGCTTGAGGATAagcttaatttatttaaaaataaatattttaatataacaaaTGTTATTGTGGAATacaatttctaattattttttttgttcagtccAGCCCTACACCCTGGCACAAAATGCTTGGCAGACCTAACAACATTACACTCAATGGATACTTTGAATGGAAGGCATAAAGGGGAGAACTAATTTCTAGAAATTTATCAGAAAATTAAAcgcacacaaatatgcaaagTGTGCCTTAAAACTGGGACTTTATTATAGAAGACAATttagcattttcatttacagcTGATGAGCCATATTTATAGCCCAAATAGATATGCTTGTGTCAGGCGTACTGATGTCTTctttattttcagaagaaaCTACAGCTTACAGCTCCTGATGTTGGTATGTACTGCCCTTACAGTGATCTGAGtattggaggggaaaaaacacttaaCAAAATAGTGCATTTTGAACTGATTCATTACtgtaaaaatctaatttacCATTCTCCAAATTATGCTTGTGActcatcaaaaatgaattattcttAAAATTGATAGAGGGTTTCATTACAATGGTGAAGATGTATACAACTGAAGCCTGCAatggggcctcatttacaaagcatgtgtacgatcacatttgattgtaaactgcgtgtaagaacatttcgtcattcatcatttttttcttatatgtatttgttcatggctgtttccttatgcaaatcacatgaacaggattgtgcagccagcattcatcatctcatacatatgatgggatatgcacaaaaacaaaggtctgcacgtgtcatgaatttcattgtttttttgtaggaacatttttaagtaagaataatttaagaaaggttttgtgaatgaggcccaatgttttttacattactttttCCACTAGTGGTATGGGTGTTTTGATaacttatttcattaaataaatgaaataataatttaaatatgttttgtgtttactcggttcctaaagatctgaaaccgttcagtgtgacaaatacgataataaaggaaatcaggaagggggcaaatgctttttcacgGCACTATATACTAAGATATTTTGAGGGACCAAAAGTAACTGGGCAGTTGGCCACTCCGCTGAACTTTTTGATTACTTTGGATCCCTCAAAATGGGGGGACTAAAGTGACTGTGCTGTCAGTTATGGACTGCTTGATGAGAATGAACCTTACCTGATATTACATTGCACAACTTATCAGCCACATCATCTGTTTCTTGGGCAAACAGTGAAATAATATCATCTTCATACTCTTCAACAATGCTTTCACACTatgagaggaaaagaaaaaaaagctttaaacaCTGAATGATCAGATGGGAATGATTTTGACAGgcagaacaaaacattttcatactATGCACAAGCTATCATGGAGAAATCATTCTTCAATTTCCTGCCCATACCACTGTATTTTCATGCCCTCATAACTATGgctgcatttacactgcaggTTTTGATGCCCAGTTCCACAACAAACATCCCCTGTATTTTGGTCTAAACCAACACTTCTCCCCACATACTTAAAAGGCACGTAACATCAGTATTCACCACTGGACTGAGCCTTCGTCCTCCATTTAACATTCATCATTACCAGCGGAGAGTGATTGTGCATGTAATATACTTTACGCGTAATTCAAATGCGAAAAATGTATGAGAATATTGCATATTGAATGACGTGTGAATTGCAATGACCAGGAAATTCCGATCTGTGCATTTAGGTATTGGCAGATATCTGATTCCTATcggatttatttccacattatGAATGCGGCCCAAAACAGATCTGAAAATATCCAATttcatgtgctttttttccctgtttacACACTCATAGTAGAGATCCGATCTGTGCCTCATGTGAGTAAAAAATCGCAATAGGGTCACTTTTACCAGGTGGTGTAAACATAGCCTAAGAGACAGGAGGGATGACATTCCAATGAGATTATACAAAGTAGGAAGACTTCTTCAAGGATACAAGAACAGAACGGCACATTAAATCACATACAGGATATGCCAATCATTGTTGATCAATTACACGCAACATGgaatttacaaaatattaaaatatatataaataactttcattattaacatttttttgtaaaattgttaaCACTATGTAATTAACACTATTGTAAAACCGTTGACACCAAAAATCTAAACAGAATTCAAACTTTTTACTCAAGAgttcataaaataatttgaaattgaaattaaatgacaaTGCTTACAGCAAATTTCAAAGAATTTGAACCTTCTGGACCATCAAACTGAAAATCTTTGAAATCTGGAAAATCACTTTTGTCATTTCTTGGAGCAAATCTTTTGTAACTCTTTCCTTTGGTATCTGGGTCCACATGAAGGGCATAATCGTTCATGCTATTGCAAATATCTTCTAGCAGCTCCGTTATATAAGTTTCAGATCTTGCAAGGGGAACCTATCAAAttgagaaaaaggaaaaaataacaaatatagtTAACTGTTCAATATCACATGAATGCACCCTCATTTTATCACCCAAAACTTCCCCTATGCCCTGCACCTAGCACCCCTGTACCTCTCCCACCAACCTGAGCACTCCCACCATCCACCTCCATGCTCCTGCACTTTCCCACAAACTACCAACACCCTCTTGCACACTCCCACAAACCACATGCACCCTCATGCACCTCCAGCCAACTACCCTGCCCCAACTAGCTATActcttcctccacccctcctgCACTTGTCAAAGTGGATATGAAACAGTTATACATTATGCTCAAAAGTGATCATTCTAAGCTATTTGAATTATCCGAGGGACCGCCTCCTCTTCTGCTTCTTTCCTTGCTGACCCATTAGTAAACAAGAGGGAAGTTGGCATGTTTGCAATCAGTTACAAGTGAAGATTTACCCTGTAGTTTACAGTCAATGGGTggttattgaaaaaaaattaagaagcTAGTACCACATGTTCCAAAGAATATAACACAGAAAACCACTTCAGTCAGATCTCCAAGGGGTGACTGATAAGCTAACTAGCACTGCTAGTACCACATCTATGAGattgcaaacaaataaaaaatggaagctTTGCTGAAGGCATGACAGCAGTTGTTTTACATATGAGTTCATGTTTATTATGACTGAGagtgttttatatttgtaaacTGATgccaaatcaaaaataaatttcagcctatataatgaaaaaatacaaaaatcccggaatctgctaaataaatgagcacaatTAACACTTTTCACATTACAGAATTGGAACATTCCAcaggtatttgttttgttgggtGTTGCATTGTCTGACACAGTACATAAGCTAAGCCATAAGATACtgtatactttattgaacccagtgtggtaatttgtcctctgaaTTTAACCCATCCCAGCTACTTAGTAGCAGTGGCTAGAGTACCCACATTGGCCACTCTATCTGATTTCAGTATGATATTGAATACAAGTCATCCCTGAGTCATGGAAAAGCAGATGCATAATCTCACTAATATAACCTAGAGTAAATCTCACATCAACAgactttctccctttctccacCTGTATTGTAGGGCAACCAACTTAAACCGGAACAGTCACCCTACTAACCAAACCATTGCATTGCTGTCTCGATCATTAGGTTTCTTACCATAGACCAAAAAAGGACAGTATTCTGAGCAAACAGGCAATTGAGACAGTACTGGTTAACGAACAGTTAATACCTTTCGGTCA
This region of Anguilla rostrata isolate EN2019 chromosome 8, ASM1855537v3, whole genome shotgun sequence genomic DNA includes:
- the cnpy1 gene encoding protein canopy-1 isoform X2 translates to MTCFTVQVPLARSETYITELLEDICNSMNDYALHVDPDTKGKSYKRFAPRNDKSDFPDFKDFQFDGPEGSNSLKFACESIVEEYEDDIISLFAQETDDVADKLCNVISDHCKGSTYQHQEL
- the cnpy1 gene encoding protein canopy-1 isoform X1, whose protein sequence is MAAYVSLVFLVTSVFFKSTEGKKDDVLYCSACRAIADELNYSISQVDPKKTIHVGSFRLNPDGTLTDRKVPLARSETYITELLEDICNSMNDYALHVDPDTKGKSYKRFAPRNDKSDFPDFKDFQFDGPEGSNSLKFACESIVEEYEDDIISLFAQETDDVADKLCNVISDHCKGSTYQHQEL